A window of the Trichoplusia ni isolate ovarian cell line Hi5 chromosome 4, tn1, whole genome shotgun sequence genome harbors these coding sequences:
- the LOC113492600 gene encoding 40S ribosomal protein S5: protein MAEENWNDENAEAGSMAVDSMPLPQAADIPEIKLFGRWSCYDVQVSDMSLQDYISVKEKYAKYLPHSAGRYAHKRFRKAQCPIVERLTNSLMMHGRNNGKKLMAVRIVKHAFEIIHLLTGENPLQVLVTAIINSGPREDSTRIGRAGTVRRQAVDVSPLRRVNQAIWLLCTGAREAAFRNIKTIAECVADELINAAKGSSNSYAIKKKDELERVAKSNR, encoded by the coding sequence ATGGCTGAAGAAAACTGGAATGACGAAAATGCTGAGGCGGGCAGCATGGCTGTCGACAGCATGCCTTTACCGCAGGCCGCTGACATTCCCGAAATCAAGCTTTTCGGGAGATGGAGCTGTTATGATGTTCAGGTGTCTGACATGTCCCTGCAGGACTACATTTCAGTCAAGGAGAAGTACGCGAAATACTTGCCTCACTCTGCCGGCAGGTATGCTCACAAGCGTTTCCGAAAGGCCCAGTGCCCCATTGTTGAGCGCTTGACAAACTCTCTGATGATGCACGGACGTAACAACGGCAAGAAACTTATGGCCGTCCGTATTGTTAAACACGCATTTGAAATCATCCACCTTCTAACTGGCGAGAACCCCCTGCAAGTGCTCGTGACAGCTATCATCAACTCTGGACCCCGTGAAGACTCCACTAGGATCGGTCGTGCCGGTACAGTGCGTCGTCAGGCTGTGGATGTGTCTCCCCTGCGCCGTGTGAACCAGGCTATCTGGTTATTGTGCACTGGTGCCCGAGAGGCTGCATTCAGGAACATCAAGACCATTGCTGAGTGTGTTGCTGACGAGCTCATCAACGCTGCTAAGGGTTCATCAAACTCTTACGCCATCAAGAAGAAGGATGAGTTGGAGCGTGTTGCTAAGTCCAACcgttaa